The sequence TAACTTACATCCTTCTTCTTAAACAAGTCTTGTATTTTGTTTGACCTCATCTTAAGCGTAGGCCATTTTAATATTCTTGGGAAAACAATCTCATTTGGACCATCCGTTAATCCCAAAGTTCAACGGTCCAAAGCTAATAAACATACAATAAccaaaatgataattatataataaacatatttcCAACAACATAAAATGAGAATGATACATTAAATTTCTTACCTGCAACACTGCAACATTGCTACTAAGGCTTAAGGAGTCCTTGATGACACATTGCTTTAACATCCTTAAAGCATTTTCTAAACTATTTACCACATACGTGTGAACAGCTTTTGCCCAATTATATTGATACAAATTATCAATGTTATCCAAACATGTAAAAGGCATGTTAGTAATTGCCTTTGAATGTCTAGGGAAGTAAAAAACAGtgaaacaaagtaaaatatacAACCGACAGACATAATCAACATTCATgatgttgttttcaattaacAACTCTATCCTACGAATGACATCTTTAACAGTAAAAGAATTCGAACAAAATCCTTGACAAACAACACCAACTAACTCATCATCAAAAGTGACGTCTATACCACCCACACCCAACCCTAATCCTATGCACA comes from Vigna radiata var. radiata cultivar VC1973A unplaced genomic scaffold, Vradiata_ver6 scaffold_1997, whole genome shotgun sequence and encodes:
- the LOC111241211 gene encoding uncharacterized protein LOC111241211: MDCTTNEDYKNLRVRAWSDTKAIVHINGIFREIDRQRIECTPFKWCLQINYPIEFFNPLFKEMLIRWVGRNDCFVLKQTLVPFTVADVCIGLGLGVGGIDVTFDDELVGVVCQGFCSNSFTVKDVIRRIELLIENNIMNVDYVCRLYILLCFTVFYFPRHSKAITNMPFTCLDNIDNLYQYNWAKAVHTYVVNSLENALRMLKQCVIKDSLSLSSNVAVLQVRNLMYHSHFMLLEICLLYNYHFGYCMFISFGPLNFGINGWSK